DNA from Pelobacter propionicus DSM 2379:
GCTGGGCGCCCGGGAGGCCAGCCGTATGGCGCCCAGGGAGAGCAGCAGGGCGAACAGGTCCAGAAACACGTGCCCCGCATCGGAGAGGAGCGCCAGGGAGTTGGACCAGATTCCGCCGATGATCTCCGCCACCAGGGTGACGGCGGTCAGGGTGATGGCGAACTGCAGGCGTCGCGATATGTTCTGGTCAAGGTCGGTCATGGCTGCCTCTCTGCTCTGCTTTTCCTCCAGTGAGCAATCTTCGGCTGGGCTGAATTCAACCGCTCCCCCCTTTGGAAAAGGGGGGCTGGGGGGGATTTGCCGGCGATGGTTCTCTCACCGGCCGGACTCATCGTGCAGACATGATAATGCCGTCCAGCCCGGAAGGCAAACCATAAACCGGTCTTGCGCCCCTTTGGCCCACCAGCCTCTTGTCTCTCCGATTGTTATTCCCATCGCATCGCCTTGCCCCTTGCTTGTGCAGTTCCCCGTAATCCCAATTCGTATCATCGCGGCACTGCTGGTCGGCGTCGCCTTTCAATAAACACGTTTATGAGGTGGCTGCGCCGTTGCATGGCGATGTCGAGGGGGTGCGGCGGCTGGTGGAACACTTCATGTTGTAGGGGGGACAGAAATGAAAAAAGGGGCGCCAGCGGGGCGCCCCTTTTTCGTGTGCGGCATGTGATGCGGTTAGGCGAGGATTTCGCCCAGGCATTCCAGCAGACGAGCGTTTTCCGCTTCCGTGCGCACGGCCACGCGGAAGAAGCGGTTGGAGAGACCAGCGAAGCTGCTGCAGTCGCGGATCAGGATCTGCTTTTCCACCAGCCGCTCTTTCAGCTCACTGGAGGTGATGGTGGCGTCCAACTCCACCAGCAGGAAGTTGGCGCTGGAGGGGTAGACGGTGAGTTGGGGGAAGTCGGAGAGCGCCTGGCCGAGTGCCTGGCGCAGTTCGGTGACATACTCCACGGAGCGTCGGGCATATTCCCCGTCATTCAGGGCGGCTATGCCAGCCACCTGGGCCAGGGTGTTGACGCTCCAGGGGCCGCCCATGGAGGTCAGGCGTTCGATCAGGGATGGCGCGGCCATGGCGTATCCCAGCCGCAGGCCGGGTATGCCGTAGAACTTGGTCATGGAGCGCAGCACGATGCCATGATCCGAGGCGATGATGATATCTTTGGCCGAGGCCTGCTCGCAGAAATCCATGAAGGCCTCGTCCAGCACCAGGAAAGTGTCCGTGTCCTTACAGAGGGCGTAGACCTGCTCCACCAGTTCCCGCGGGTAGAGGGTGCCGCTGGGGTTGCCCGGGTTGCACAGGTAGAGGGCGTCGTAATCCTCGGCCAGTGCATTGGCCAATGTACCCAAATCCAGGGAGAAGTTGTCGCTTGGCGAGAGGATCAGGTGACGCACCTCGCAGTGGTGCTGCAACAGGGCATAGGCGTATTCGCTGAAGGAGGGGGAGACGATCAGGGCGCTCTTGCCCGGCAGCAGGGAAGGCAGGTTGTAGATGGTCTCAGTGGAGCCGTTGGCGATGGCGAAGTACTCCGGCGGGACACCGTGGACCTGGGAGAGGGTCTGCCTCAGCTCGCCGCAATCGTTGTCCGGGTAGTGCACCAGGCTGTCCAGCGCCTGGGTGATGGCCTCCCTGACCCGGGGGGAGATGCCCAGCGGGTTGATGCTGGCCGAGAAGTCGATGGAATCGGCGGGGGAAAAGCCGCGCTGGCGGGCCAGGGAAAACAGGTTGCCGCCGTGCTCATAGCTGTGTGACATGGATACCTCTCAGGAGTGCGGCCGTTGCCAGGGAGATGACGGCCATGGCAAGGGTGGTGGCGTACATCAGTCTGATCATGCCGCGATAGGCCTGGCCGTCTATGCTGCGCAGCGGGTCGCCGATGAACTGCTTGACCGACAGCAGGCCGCCGTAGGTGGATGGCCCTCCCAAGCGTATTCCCAGGGCGCCGGCCGCAGCCGACTCGGGGTGGGCGCTGTTGGGTGAGGGGTGGTTCAGCCGGTCCCGCAGGGCTATGCTGGCCGCGTTAGCCTGGGAGAGGCCGATCAGCGGCGCGACCATGACCATCAGCAGGGCGGTCAGGCGGGCCGGGATGTAGTTCACCAGGTCGTCCATGCGGGCCGAGGCCCACCCGAGGCGCAGGTAGCGCTCGTTTTTGTAGCCCACCATGGAGTCCAGGGTGCTGACCGCCTTGAAGGCCATGCCGGCCACCGGTCCCCCCAGGGCCAGCCAGAACAGGGGAGCGATGATGCCGTCGGTGGTGTTTTCGGCCACGGTTTCGATCAGGGCGCGCCAGATCTCCTCTTCATCCAGATCAACGGTGTCGCGGCCGACGATGTAGGAGAGTTTGACGCGTGCGCTGGCAATGTCGCCGGCGTCGAGGGCATCGGCCACCAGGCATGACTCGCGCTGCAGGGAACGCGCCGCCAGGCAGGTGGAGCTGAGCAGGGCGGCAACCATGAGCCCCGCCAAGGCGTGCAGTCGGGCCGAGCCCCACACCATCAGCCAGGTGACCGAGGCGGCAGAGGTAACGGTCAGGGCCAGCAGCAGCACACCGGCAATGCGCTCGTTGGCCATGCATCTGCGCAGCAGTGTCTCCAGGAAGGTGATCAGGCGTCCGATCATCACCACCGGGTGGGGCAGCCAGCGCGGATCACCCAGGCACAGGTCCAGCAGCAGCGCCAGGGCCAGGACGGTGGGGTCAGGCTGGATCACGGGGCAGTCCGCAGATTTCCAGCAGCTTCGGCATGTCCAGATGCCGCTCCATGTGGCAGGAGAGCAGGTCGAAGGGGTCGCTGACAGGCTGGCGAGTCTCCTCCCGTTGCAGCGGCATCCCCTTTTCGCTCCTGATTGCGTTCAGATAGCTGTCCCGGAAGCGGGCGTTGTCGAAGATGCCGTGCAGATAGGTGCCGAAGACCCGGCCGCCTTGCGAGACGCAACCGTCCTGGATA
Protein-coding regions in this window:
- the cbiB gene encoding adenosylcobinamide-phosphate synthase CbiB, producing the protein MIQPDPTVLALALLLDLCLGDPRWLPHPVVMIGRLITFLETLLRRCMANERIAGVLLLALTVTSAASVTWLMVWGSARLHALAGLMVAALLSSTCLAARSLQRESCLVADALDAGDIASARVKLSYIVGRDTVDLDEEEIWRALIETVAENTTDGIIAPLFWLALGGPVAGMAFKAVSTLDSMVGYKNERYLRLGWASARMDDLVNYIPARLTALLMVMVAPLIGLSQANAASIALRDRLNHPSPNSAHPESAAAGALGIRLGGPSTYGGLLSVKQFIGDPLRSIDGQAYRGMIRLMYATTLAMAVISLATAALLRGIHVTQL
- the cobD gene encoding threonine-phosphate decarboxylase CobD gives rise to the protein MSHSYEHGGNLFSLARQRGFSPADSIDFSASINPLGISPRVREAITQALDSLVHYPDNDCGELRQTLSQVHGVPPEYFAIANGSTETIYNLPSLLPGKSALIVSPSFSEYAYALLQHHCEVRHLILSPSDNFSLDLGTLANALAEDYDALYLCNPGNPSGTLYPRELVEQVYALCKDTDTFLVLDEAFMDFCEQASAKDIIIASDHGIVLRSMTKFYGIPGLRLGYAMAAPSLIERLTSMGGPWSVNTLAQVAGIAALNDGEYARRSVEYVTELRQALGQALSDFPQLTVYPSSANFLLVELDATITSSELKERLVEKQILIRDCSSFAGLSNRFFRVAVRTEAENARLLECLGEILA